One genomic region from Chthonomonas calidirosea T49 encodes:
- a CDS encoding CHAD domain-containing protein codes for MSVPQAAVVAMRRHLAEVMQHVSALHQPEAVHELHDLRIAIKHLRYTLELFLEAPEMETVLYPSEKTALEALLVDLRCLQELLGNIHDADVLMPTLLKQLGRMAHKGYGKDAHGMPIIGVHHVDLEGCEGLVALCCRIKEQRAQHYAELRRVWERPDRQQLLSDLAKLLARLDTELAPVQEG; via the coding sequence ATGTCGGTACCACAAGCGGCTGTTGTGGCAATGCGGCGTCATCTTGCCGAGGTCATGCAACATGTTTCAGCGCTCCACCAGCCCGAAGCTGTTCACGAGCTGCACGATCTGCGCATCGCCATCAAACATCTTCGCTATACCTTAGAGCTTTTCTTGGAGGCGCCAGAGATGGAGACTGTTCTTTATCCCTCCGAGAAAACCGCCTTGGAAGCGCTTCTCGTAGACCTTCGCTGCCTTCAGGAGCTGCTTGGCAACATTCACGATGCCGATGTTCTTATGCCCACCCTGCTCAAACAGCTCGGCCGTATGGCTCATAAAGGCTATGGCAAAGATGCCCACGGCATGCCAATTATCGGGGTACACCATGTGGACCTTGAGGGGTGTGAAGGCCTCGTTGCGCTCTGCTGCCGTATAAAGGAGCAACGAGCACAACATTATGCTGAACTGCGCCGAGTTTGGGAGCGCCCCGACCGACAGCAACTTCTCTCTGATCTCGCAAAGCTGCTTGCCCGGCTTGACACCGAGCTAGCCCCTGTTCAGGAGGGGTAG